Part of the Fodinicola acaciae genome is shown below.
CGACGGCAACACCAGCACGGTCGGATCCTCGCGCAGGCTGTCCTCCGTACGATCGGCGGCGAACACGACACCTTCAGCGAAGACCTCGACCCGGCCGGACACCGTGCCGCGCCTGGCCAGCGCGTGGTCACGCTCGGCGCGGTCCGGGTCGCGCACGTATCCACCGTCGTACGCGGCGACCGCCTGCGCCTTGGCGCCGAACCGTTCGGTCACCGCGCGCCGGGCCGCCTGCTGGCTGTCGACGCCGCGTCCGCCGACCAGGCTCGCACGTACGGCGGTGACCGGGTCGTCCAGATCCGAGTGCCGCCGCGACGCCGGCATCCGCCGATACCAGCGCGGCCCCCACCACCGCGGCTTGAAGACCAGATAGATCATCCCCATCCCGAACACCGCGAAGGCGACCAGGATGAGTGGCGCGGCGAAGCCGACGGCCGGCTCCGGCAGCATCGCGGCCACGCCGCTGGCGAACAGCACCAGGCCGAGACCGGGGAACAGGCCGAGGATCATCGAGTCCCAGCTGGTCCGCCGGCTCCACCGACGCGCGCGCGTTGAGCGGCCGGCCCAGCACCAGCCGGTGTACGCGAGCAGCGCCACACCGGCCAGTGCGATCCAGAAACCGGCCATGCCGCCATTGAACCAGCGGCGTACAAACCGGACCGCTCTACTCAGCGTCCTGCCAGGAACGCCAGAGGGCCGCGTACGAGCCGCCGGCGGCGATCAACTCCCGGTGGCTGCCGATCTCGCTGATCCGGCCGTCCTCCACGACCGCGACCCGGTCGGCGTCGTGCGCGGTCTGCAGCCGGTGCGCGATGGCGACGACCGTGCGGCCGCGCATGACCGCAGCCAGCGACTGTTCCAGGTGCCGCGCCGCGGTCGGGTCCATCAGCGACGTCGCCTCGTCCAGCACCAGCGTGTGCGGGTCGGCGAGCACCAGCCGCGCCAGCGCGAGCTGCTGCGCCTGTCCGGGCTCCAGCGTCTGCTCACCGGAGCCGACCGTCGTCCGGATGCCGTCTGGCAGTGCGTCGACCCAGGTGTCGGCGTCGACGGCGCGCAGGGCACTCCGCAGCTCGTCGTCGGTCGCCTCCGGCGCGGCCAGCCGTAGGTTGTCCGCGACCGTACCGACGAACACGTGATGTTCCTGCGTCACCAACGCGACGTGTGCGCGCAGCCGGTCCGGTGGCAGGTCGGCGATCGGTACGCCGCCGACGGTCACCTCGCCGGAGCGCGGTCGTGCGATGCCGGCCAGCAGCCGGCCGATGGTGGACTTGCCGGCGCCGCTCGGACCGACCACGGCGAGCCGTTCGCCGGGCCGCAGGTCGAGATCGACGCCGTGCAACACGTCACGGCCGGAGTCGTACGCGAAATGTACGGCGGAGAGCCGGATCCGCTCGTTGGTTGGCTCGGGACCGCCGACGGCTCGCGGCGCGCGCGACTGTGCGACGCCGACCAGCCGCGCCAGCGAAGCCGCACCGACCTGCACCTCGTCGAGCCAGGAGATCAGCCGGTCGAGCGGGTCGGCCAGCGCGATCACGTACAACGTCACCGCGGTCACCGCGCCGAGGCTGGCCAGGCCCCGCGCGTACAGCCAACCGCCCCAGGCCAGTGCGATGACGACCGGCGCGAGGAAGGTGAGCTCGACCGCCGGATAGAAGCGGGTGCGCAGGCCGAGCGTGTATTTCTCGATGTCGAAAGCGTTTCGGATGTCCTTCTCGGAGCGGCGGATCCGCCGGCGGTCGAGCCGCAGCTCCTCGACCGTACGCGCGCCGTCGACGGTTTCGTGGACTCCGGCCAGAAGCCTGGCGTAGAGCTCGCGTTCTTTGAGATATGCCGACGGAGCGCGCTTCAGATACCACCGCGTGGAGACCGACAGCAGCGGCAGCACCAACAGGCACGGCAACAGAATGTGCCAGCCGGCCAACGCGGCGGCCGCCACGGTGAGGACCGTCGTCACGGCCGCGACCATCACCTCGGGCACACCCCACCGGATCACTCGGTTGAGCGACCCGACATCGGTGGTCGCGCGGGTCAGCAGGTCACCGGAGCCGGCTTTCTCCACAGTGGACAGTGGCAGCTCGGTGACCCGCTCGACGAACTCCTCTCGCAGCTCCGCCAACACCTTTTCCCCCAGTGACGAGGAAAAATAGGTCGCGAAGCGGACGAGTGCGGTCTGCGTCAGCAGAAACGCGGCACCCAGCAGCGCGATGAGGTCGATGCCGATCTGCGTGATGCCGGTGCTGACACCGTCGACCAGCGCGCCGAGCAGCCGTGGCCCGGCCAGCCCGGCGATCGCGGCCAGGGCGTGCAGGGCCAGCATGCCGGCGATCGCCCGCGGATGGCGGCGAAACAGTCCGGCCGCGTACCGCCGAGTGTCCACAGTGGACGCGACCGGCAGGATGTGGCTCATGAGGTCCCTCGGGTGACGACCGCGCGATAGGCGGAGTTTTGCCGCAACAGCGCGTGATGGTTGCCGGTCGCGGAGGTTTTTCCGCCATCCGGCAGGAAAACCACCTCGTCGGCGGCGCCGGCCAGCAGCGGACTCGTGCTGAAGACGATGGTCGTACGGCCGGCGCGCGCCGCCGTCAGCCGGCCGGCGATCCGGCTTTCGGTGTGCGCGTCGACCGCGCTGGTCGGCTCCAGGAGGATCAGCACGTCAGGGTCGGCGACCAGCGACCGCGCCAGCACCAGCCGCTGCCGCTGCCCGCCGGAGAAAAACCGGCCCTGCTCGATGACCTCGGTGTCCAGGCCGTCCGGCAGTGCCTCGACCACGTCCTCGGCGTCGGCGACGCCGACAGCCGCCTCGATGGCGGCGCGGCTCGCCTGGCCGGTCGGGTCGAGTTCTTCGGCCAGTGGACCGGAAAACATGTGCGGATGCGGATCGGCGAGCAGGATCGCGGCGCGTACGGCGGCAAGCTCCAGCTCGGCCAGCGGCACGCCGCCGAAACGTACGTCGGCGTCGACGTAACGCGCCAGCCGCTCGGCCAACGCGTCCGCGTCGGCGCGCCGCTCGCACACCACCGCGGTGCGCAGCCCCGGCTTGAATTCCGCTCCGGACAAGGCATCCGCGAGCGTCGCGGTCGCCGGATCCGGCATCGGCAACGGATCCGCCGGCGAGACGATGTCGCGATCCAGCCGCAGCACCGCGATGATCCGCTTGGCCGCGACCACCGCCTTGGTGAGAACCTCTGCCATTTCCGCGAAAGTGCGCAGCGGCAGGACCAGGAAGGCGGCATACGCGTACGCGCTGACCAGTTGGCCGGCGCTGATCTGGCGGTCGAGCGCGAGCCGCGCGCCGAGCCAGGCGATCATGATGGCGAAAAGTCCCGGCAGCAGGATCTGCGCCGCTTCCATCATCGACGCGACCCTGGCCACCCGTACGCCGGCCTGTCGCACCTTCTGCGAGGCCGTTTTGTAGTTGCGTACGACCAAATCCTCGCCGCCGATGCCGCGCAGGATCCGCAGGCCCGTCACCGTGTCGGAGGCGATTGTCGTTGTTTCGCCGAAAAGTTTGCGCTGTTCGGCCTGCCGGCGCTCCAGTGGCCGCATCATCGGGCCGACGATGAGCATCAGGATGGGCGTGCCGACGACCACCACGATGCCCAGCACCGGCGTGGTGACGATCATCAGCGCGGCGACCCCGGCGAAGACCAGCACCGCGCCGGCCGTCCGGTTGGACACCTCGTACGCGTCGCCGATGTGTTCCATGTCGGAGGCGGTGACGGCCACCACCTCACCGGTGGAGATCCGCCTCGGCAGCACCGCACCGAGCCGTGCCGCGTGCTCGACGACCAGCTGCTCGACCCGGTAGGCGGCGGACAGCCAGCTGGACACCGCGAACCGGTGCCGCATCGTGCCGGTCGCCGTCTGGATCACCCCGCTCACCGCCAGCAGGCCGACCCAGAACGCCAGCGCGGCCGGATCGTGCGCGGCAAGGCCGGTGTCGATCGCCTTGCCGAGCGCCAGCGGCATCGCCGCCGCCGACGCCATCCAGAGCACACCCCAGGTCATCCCGCCGGCCGAGATCGCCGCCTGTTTGCGCCACATCCACAACAGAAAAACCGCCGGCGAGCTCAGCGGCGGCCGGCCGGCGTCGGCGTGGGGGAAGGTGCGCACGCGTTCATACGCTACGTCCGATCGCGCCGGCCTCCGAACGATTTTCCGCCCGGTTACCCGCTACGGCGCGAAACTGTCGTACCCCCGTGCCAATCTGGGCCCCCACCCAAAACGGGCGGGGGGTGGGTTCGCGTGGCTACTTGTACACGTTCGAAGTTGATCTTGGTGGGCGTACAGCCAGACTTGCGCCAGCCATGATCCTTCGCCGGGCGAGCGCAGACGGGGGCAGAATGCTGGAGGCCGCTGACGTTTGAACGCGCGCTCGTCGGGGTAACAAGAAAAAACGTCTGTCAGTGATGTTAATCGAGGCCGGAATTACCAACACAATTTCAAGATCATCAATTCCTGGGTGGACCTGTGTTTATGCGTGGTGAGAATCATTGCGTCTGGTGCGCCATTCCTGAAAGGCTGGGCGAGTGACCGACGACGTGTCGATGGGGCCGCTCAGCGAGGAGATCGATCTCGACCTGTGCCTGCTGGGTGACGCGCTGGCCGGCTGGTATCGCGAGGTCGACGCCGGCGAGCTCACCACCGTCGGCCGGCTGGCCGTGCTCAGCTCGCTCGGCGAGCCACTCGTCGACCGCGTTCTGACCGAATGGCACGTCGACCGGCTGGCCGGCTATCTCGTCGGCGAGTGGGCCGGCCTGCGGCTGGCGACGCCGATCGTGCTCGTCGAGCTGCTGCACCGCATGGTCGAGCCGGACGCCGACGGCGAGCCGACGATCGGCTATCTGGCCATCGACGACGCCAACACCAACAGCCGCCACCTGCTCGCGGTCGGTCCGCACGGAGCCGAGCACCTGGCCGAGATGCTCGGCGTCAGCGCCGAGATCGCGCGGGTCGAGCGCGCCGAGGCCACCACCGGCACGCTGCGGCCGGGCATGCGCGTACGAGTGCTCACCGACATCGAAGGCAACGGCCTCGGCACGGTGTCGCGCGTACGGACGACCCTGCGCGTCGGCACTCCGGAGCTGTTCGTCTACGACGTACGCCTCGACGACGGCCACGGCGAGCTGCTCCGCTTCACCGCCGACCGCCTGGAGCTCCAGCAGTAAGTCCGCATGGTCACCATGCGTGCGTCAGGCGCACGCATGGCGGCCATGCGACCATCACGTTCCGGTCAGGCGTTGGCGACAGCGGTCCAGAGGTCGCCGAAGCGCTTGACGAAGCCGTTGGTGTCGACGTCGATGTCGGCGCTGAAGCCGTCGGCGGAGTAGCGCCAGCGGTCCATGCCGATCCGGACGTACGACTGTTGTTGCATCGTCAGCTTCATCTCCGGAAACCGCAGCACGACGACGTTGAGGTCGGCGCGCAGGCCCATGTCGTCGGGGTGGCCGCGGATCAGCCGGCGGATCGGGAACGACTTGCCGATCGGTGAGAAGCCGAGGTCGGCGTCCACGCAGCCGTCGAAGGCCGGGGTGTCCTCGCCGTCGACCCACCAGTGGCCGTCTTCGGTCGCGAACATCGACAGCGGCGGGTGGTGCTCGGAGACGATCGCGACCGAGCGCGTACGCCAGCCGTAGTCGGTCTCGATCCGATAGCGCAGGTGCGCCGGCCTGCCGTCGATGGGGATCAGGACGACGCCGTTGAGCCGGTGGCCGCTGCCGTTGATCGCCATCTCGCAGTATTCACTGCTCGAGAAGCGATCGCCGCGCCACAGGATCGTCGCCATCCCTAGCCCCCAAACGGCCGTGCGAACCGCACGGCGCAATGAGCCGATAATAGGCGGTGACCGCTGGCTCAGGTGGCCGACTTTGGCGTGACCTGCGAAGGATCGGCCGCACCGGACCCGAAACTGACGCCGCGGGCCTCCTTGCCGACGGCCGCCAGCAACACCACCGCCAGCAGTACCGGAACGATCGTAACGATCAGAGCAAACGGGTACCCATGAGACGTGGCTAATGCCTGCTGGATCGGCAGGTTGAGCGCCGCGATCAAATTCCCCAGTTGATAGGTCACACCAGGATAAAAGCCGCGAATCTCGTCGGGGCTCAGTTCGGTCAGGTGAGCCGGGATGACGCCCCAGGCACCCTGCACGACGAACTGCATCAGGAAGGCACCGAGCGCGAGCGCGCCGAGAGTGGTGGAGAGCGCGAACAGCGGCACGATCGGCAGGCCGAACAACGCGGCGACGATGATCGTACGGCGCCGGCCGAAGCGCTCGGACAGGCCGCCGAGCAGCGTACCGCCGCAGATCGCGCCGACGTTGTAGATGATCGCGACCAGGATCGACTGGTTTGCGGTGAAATGCAGGCCTTCCTTGAGAAAGGTCGGATAAATGTCCTGCGTGCCGTGGCTCATCCAGTTGAACGCCGTCATCAGCAGGACCAGATAGACGAAGCGCCGCAACACTGCCGGGTTGAGGAAGACCCGGCCGGGGGTGACGTTGGTCTGGCGTACGCGCTCCCGCGTACGTTCCCACGCCTCGCTCTCCCTGACCTTCACCCGCAGGTAGAGCGCGATCAGCGCGGGGACGATGCTGAAGGCGAAAAGTCCACGCCAGCCGAGGAACGGGTTGATGACGAAGAACGCCACCGCCGCCAGCAGATAGCCGACCGCGTAGCCCTGCTGCAGCACGCCGGAGTAGAAACCCCTTTTCTCGGTGGGAATCTTCTCCATCGCCAGCGCCGCGCCAAGACCCCACTCGCCACCCATACCGATGCCGTAGAGCAGCCGCAGGATCAACAGGATGGTGAAGTTTGGCGCGAAAGCACAGAGAAAACCGACGACCGAATAGAACACGACGTCGACCATCAGCGGTACGCGCCGGCCGACTTTGTCAGCCCAACGACCAAAAACGAACGCGCCGACCGGTCGCATGGCCAGTGTCGCCGTAGTCAGGAAGGCGACGGTCGTCAGCTCGACGTGCAGCGACTTGTGGATCTCGTCGTAGACGAGCACCACGATGAAATAGTCGAACGCGTCCATCGTCCAGCCGAGCAAGGCGGCCAGGAAGGCGTTGCGCTGTTCGGGGGTCAGCCCGCGGGCCTGCTTGACGAGAGAAAAGGCCACGGCATGACGCTATGGCCCAGATCCCCACATCGCACCCAAAGCTTTATTTAAGTGTATTGAGGAAGGTCTCGATCGCGCCGGTGACCTGCGCGGCGTGGTTGTCGGTCAGCAGCGCGACGCCGTGGTCGGAGCCGGACAGGATCAGCACCTGCTCGGCGCCGGGATGCGCGTCGGCGAGCTTGCGAGTGTCCGCGGCCGGCGCGTAGCCGTCGTTTTCCGTGGTGATCAACAGCAACGGGCCTTTGAACCGCGCGATCAGCGTGGTCGTCTGGACGGCCTCGGTGTTCAGGTTGAGCTCGCCGCCGAGCGAGATGACACCGGCCGCCGGCGGCTTCATGTCCGCCGCGTACGCGAGCGAGGTCGCGGCACCTTGCGATGCGCCCATCAGCACGATCGAGGTCGCGCCGGCCTTGCGCAGCGTGTCGTACGCGCTGGCGACGATCTCCTTGTACGGCGAGGCCCACTCGTAGATCGCCACGTGATAGCCGAGCTTGACCAGCTTGCGCGCGTACGGCATCCACTGGCAGATGTCGCCGTCGCTCTGCGGACCGAGCACGACCCCTTTCGGGCCGCTGCCCAGCACCAGCACCAGCGCGCTCCCGCCGGACGGCAGGTTGGCCACCTCCGGCTTGCCTTCGCCGGCCAGCAGGCACTGCGGCGCCGGCAGCGGGTGGCCGCTCCGGTCCGTCAGGTCTGGCAGTTTCACGTACGACGGGCTGGGGGAGGCGACCGGCTTCGGAGCCGAGCCGCAGGCGGCGGTCATGAGCAGCGCGGATGCTGCGACGATGGTCGCTAAGGTCGTTCCGATCCTGTGCACCGCCGCAGAATAGACTCGGCTCCACCGGCCTGACCGGCCATTTGAAAGGATTTGAAAGTCGTGACCAGCCAGCCGACCGACCGACCGGTCCTCGTCGTCGACTTCGGCGCGCAGTACGCGCAGCTGATCGCTCGTCGAGTCCGCGAGGCGCGGGTCTACTCCGAGATCGTCCCCCACACGATGCCGGTCGCCGACATGCTGGCCCGCCGGCCGGCGGCGATCATCCTGTCCGGCGGGCCGTCCAGTGTGTACGCCGACGGCGCGCCGAGCCTCGACCCGGCGCTGTTCGACACCGGCATACCGACTTTTGGCATCTGCTATGGCTTTCAGGCGATCGCGCTGGCGCTCGGCGGCACCGTCGCGCACACCGACAGCCGGGAGTACGGCCGGACGGCGCTGAGTGTCAGCGCCGGCGACTCGGCGCTGTTCCACGGCCTGCCACCGCTGCAGTCGGTGTGGATGAGCCACGGCGACGCGGTGACCGAGGCGCCGGCCGGCTTCCGCGTCATCGCCTCGACCGACCGCGTGCCGGTGGCGGCGTTCGAAGACACCGACCGCGCGATCGCCGGCGTGCAGTTTCACCCCGAGGTGCTGCACTCCGAGCACGGCCAGGCGGTGCTGGAGCACTTTCTCTACGAGGTGGCCGACATCCGTCCACAGTGGACGACCGCGTCGATCGTGGCCGAGCAGGTCGAGTCGATCCGCGCCCAGGTCGGCGACAAGCGGGCGATCTGCGCGCTGTCCGGCGGCGTCGACTCGGCGGTCGCGGCCGCGCTCGTACAACGCGCGATCGGCGATCGCCTGACGTGTGTTTTCGTCGACCACGGCCTGCTGCGCGCCGGTGAAGCCGAGCAGGTGGAGCGCGATTTCGTTGCGGTGACTGGCGTACGGCTGAAGGTCGTGGACGCGAGCGAACGGTTTCTGTCGGCGCTGGCGGAGGTTTCCGACCCTGAGGACAAGCGCAAGATCATCGGCCGCGAGTTCATCCGGGTTTTCGAGCAGGCCGCGCGCGAGGTCGTCGACGAGGCCGGCGCGTCCGGTGACACGGTCGAGTTTTTGGTGCAGGGGACGCTTTATCCGGACGTGGTGGAGTCCGGCGGCGGCACCGGCACAGCCAACATCAAGAGCCACCACAACGTCGGCGGCCTGCCGGAGGACCTGCAGTTCGCGCTGGTGGAGCCGCTGCGGACGCTGTTCAAGGACGAGGTGCGCAAGGTCGGCCTGGAGCTCGGCCTGCCGGAGGCGATGATCTGGCGGCAGCCCTTCCCCGGCCCCGGCCTGGCGATCCGGATCGTCGGCGCGGTGACCGCCGACCGGCTTTCGTTGCTGCGCCAGGCCGACGCGATCGCGCGCGCCGAGCTGACCGCGGCCGGCCTGGACCGCGAGATCTGGCAGTGTCCGGTGGTGCTGCTGGCCGACGTACGCTCGGTCGGCGTGCAGGGTGACGGCCGCACGTACGGCCATCCGATCGTGTTGCGGCCGGTGTCCAGCGAGGACGCGATGACCGCCGACTGGACGCGGCTGCCGTACGAGGTGCTGGCGCGGATCTCCACGCGGATCACCAACGAGGTGGCCGGCGTCAACCGGGTCGTCCTGGACGTGACCAGCAAACCGCCAGGCACCATCGAGTGGGAGTAGCCGCACCCCGGCCGTTACCGGCGGGTAACGACGCAATCGGATTCCGATCGAGTCGTCGCTGGCCCGTTGACCTGCAGTTCTGTCATAAGAAGTGACAATCGGACACAGGGAGGCCGACAAGTGACGCTGGTAGCCGGTGTCGACAGCTCCACCCAGTCGACCAAGGTCGTCGTGGTCGACGCCGCCGACGGCCGGATCGTCCGCACCGGCGGCGCGCCGCATCCGGACGGCACCGAGGTGAGCCCGCAGGCCTGGTGGCAGGCGTTCACGACCGCGGTCGGCGACGGCCTGCTCGACGGCGTCGAGGCGATCGCGGTGGCGGCGCAGCAGCACGGCATGGTCACGCTCGACGCGGCCGGCGAGGTGGTACGCCCGGCGCTGCTCTGGAACGACCTGCGCTCCGCGCCCGCGGCGGCCGACCTGATCGCCGAGCTCGGCGGTCCCGACAGGTGGGCCGCCGCGACCGGGTCCGTACCGGTGGCCAGCTTCACCGTCACCAAGCTGCGCTGGCTGCGCCGCCACCAGCCGGAGCTGGCCGACCGGGTCGCCGCGGTGCTGCTGCCGCACGACTGGCTCACCATGCGGCTGAGCGGCGGCGAGCGGGTCACCGACCGCGGGGACGCCTCCGGCACCGGCTATTTCGATCCCGCGACCTCGACCTACCGGCCGGAGATCCTGGAGCTCGCCTTCGGCAGCCGGCCGGAGGTGCCGCGGCTGGCCGCGCCAGGCGAGGCGGTCGGCCGTACGCCCCAAGGCGCGGTGATCGGCGCCGGCACCGGCGACAACATGGGCGCTGCGCTGGGGCTTGGCCTGCGCACTGGCGACGTCGTCGTCTCCATCGGCACTTCCGGCACGGTGTTCGCGGTCGCCGAGCATCCCACCGCTGACGCGTCCGGCGCGGTGGCCGGCTTCGCCGACGCGACGGGCCGCTATCTGCCACTGGTCTGCACGCTCAACGCGGCGCGCGTGCTCGGCGCCGGCCGCGAGCTGCTCGGCGTCGAGCCGGCCGAGTTCGACGCGCTGGCGCTGGCCGGCCCGTCCGGCGCCGGAGGCCTGACCCTGGTGCCGTATCTGGAAGGCGAACGCACGCCCAACCTGCCGTCCGCCTCCGGCCGGCTGGTCGGGCTGCGGCTGGCGAACACGACACGCGAACATCTGGCGCGTGCGTTCGTGGAGGGGATGCTGTGCGGCCTCGCCGATGGTCTGGACGCGTTGCGTGCGCAGGGCGTACGGCCTGGTCGCGTGCTGCTGACCGGAGGTGCCGCGCGGTCGGCGGCCGTACAGCGGATCGCCGGCGAGCTGTTCGACGTACCGGTCGAGGTGCCCGAGCCGGCCGAGTACGTGGCGGTGGGCGCGGCGCGGCAGGCCGCGTGGGCCTTGTCCGGCGCCGAGGCGCCGCCGGACTGGACCATCCAGTCGCGTGCCGTCGAGGCGACGGCCGGTGCCGCCGGCGAGGTGCGGGCCGCGTACGCGGCGGCGCGCGACCACCTGGCCGCTGAGTTGCCGGACTGATCCGCAAGGTCATCCGCGCGGCGATCCGGTGTCGATTAGGTGATCGGTCCGTTACGTCCCGCCTACTTGATCGTGCGAGAGTCCGATTTCGGACTCTTCCCGCGGAGTGAATCGCGGGTCCACCGGGTACGGAAGATCAACCCGGTATGGCATGGTGGTCATTCGCACCCGGGAGTCCCGCCGACCGGCGGATAACGTGACGAACCCGGGCAGGAGGACGTAAGTGCAAGCACGACCCTGGCGTCGGGGCACCGTCGACCGTCCCCGACCACTGGGCCGGCGGTGGCGGCGGGGGCTGCGTCAAGGCGGCGTACTGGCGCGGCGGGTGCTGATCCGCCGGCCGGGCTCCGGACGTGCGTTCAGCTGGAACTTCATGTCACCGCGCGGCCGCTCGACGGTCCTCGAACGTGCCGCGGACGCGGCCGTGGAGGCGCCGCCGAGCAAGCCGAAGAAGGTGCTGCCGGAGGCCGATGCGCCGGTGGTCGTACCACTGCTTCCCGGGCCACAGACGCTGACCCGCAAGATCAGCTTCCTGGCCGTCACGGCCTGCTCGATCGCCAGCCTGGTCTTCGGTACGAGCGCCGTGCTGGTCGCCTTCAACGGCCTGCCGCGGCTCGCCGCGATGCTGCTGATCGGCTCGGTCATCTGCGACGGTCTGGACGGGCCGATGGCGCGCAAGTTCGGCGTCGCGACGCCGTTCGGTGCACAGCTGGACTCGCTGGTCGACATGTGCTCCTTCGGCGTGGCCGCGCCGGTGATCTGCTACGTGTGGCTGACCCAGGCCGGCGCGCCGGTCCTCCTGGTCGGCCCGGCCTGCCTGGCCGTCGCCGCCGGTGCGGCGCTGCGGCTGGCCAGGTTCAACGTGTCGCCGAAGAACTCGGCGTACTTCTGCGGCGTACCGACCACCCTGGCCGCCGGCATCCTCGCCGTCTTCGCGCTGCTGGTGCAGCACCCGGCGTCGATGTGGTGGCTGTCGCTGCTGGTCATGATGCTGGCGATCCTGATGGTCAGCACGTTCCCGTACGCGAAGCTGGCGCGCGTACTGCGGCTGCCGCCGTGGCTGTGGCTGGCGGTCGTGGCCGGCGCGGTGCTGGTGGATGTCACGGTGACGTTCATCGCGCTGGTGACGGTGTATCTGGTGTCAGGTCCGGTGCTCTGGATGCGGCAGCACCACCAACGCGCTGCCGCCGCTCGCTAGTCGCTGTTTGCGCCTGGCTTGGCCGCGCGGCCACCCTACGTGCGGCGGCTTGGCCGCGGGGTGACCCTACGTGCGCTGGCCGCGCGTAGGGCCACCTTGCGTGCGGCGGTTTGGTCGTAGGGCGACCCTGCGTGCGTCTCAACCGGAACCAAGATCAACTTTCGTACTTATGTAAGTAACCACGCGAACCCACCCCCCACCCGATCTGGGTGGGGGCCAAATTTCGCAGGGGGGTGCGACAGTTTCGCGCTGTAGCAGGTAATCAGAGCCAGCGGGCGATGAGGGTCTCGCCGCCGGTTACCCGGTCGCCTTCGGTGACCAGGGGACGCGCGGCGCCGGCCGGCAGGTACACATCCGTACGGGAGCCGAAGCGGATCAGGCCAAACTTCTCGCCGCGCGCCAGCAACGCGCCGGGCCGCGACCGCTGTACGATCCGGCGCGCGATCAGGCCGCTGCGCTGCGCGACGACGACCGGACCGTGAGTCGTCTCGAGCACGGTGTACTTGCTGTTGTTGTGCTCCGCGTTCGGATGCCGTGCGTCCGCGTAGCCACCCGGCTCGTCGATCACGTCGACGATCCGGCCGGCGACCGGGCTGCGGTTGACGTGTACGTCGAGCACCGACAGGAAGACCGAGATCCGCAGCCACTCGGCCGAGGCGGTGCCGAAGCCGTCGTCGGTCACCTCCTCGACGGAGAGTACGACGCCGTCCGCGGACGACACGATCGCGTCGGCCTCGGCGGTCTCGTCCGGCAGCAGGCGGCGAGGGTCGCGGAAGAACGCCGCGACCGGCAGCGCGGCGGCGGCGGGCAGCAGCCACACCGGCCGGCGGAACAGCCGCTTGGTGAGCAGCGTCAGACCAGCGACCGCCGCGACCGCGACGACACCGTTGACGTCGATACGCATGTCGCGGGTCACCGGGATCCGGG
Proteins encoded:
- the xylB gene encoding xylulokinase, which encodes MTLVAGVDSSTQSTKVVVVDAADGRIVRTGGAPHPDGTEVSPQAWWQAFTTAVGDGLLDGVEAIAVAAQQHGMVTLDAAGEVVRPALLWNDLRSAPAAADLIAELGGPDRWAAATGSVPVASFTVTKLRWLRRHQPELADRVAAVLLPHDWLTMRLSGGERVTDRGDASGTGYFDPATSTYRPEILELAFGSRPEVPRLAAPGEAVGRTPQGAVIGAGTGDNMGAALGLGLRTGDVVVSIGTSGTVFAVAEHPTADASGAVAGFADATGRYLPLVCTLNAARVLGAGRELLGVEPAEFDALALAGPSGAGGLTLVPYLEGERTPNLPSASGRLVGLRLANTTREHLARAFVEGMLCGLADGLDALRAQGVRPGRVLLTGGAARSAAVQRIAGELFDVPVEVPEPAEYVAVGAARQAAWALSGAEAPPDWTIQSRAVEATAGAAGEVRAAYAAARDHLAAELPD
- a CDS encoding CDP-alcohol phosphatidyltransferase family protein — its product is MQARPWRRGTVDRPRPLGRRWRRGLRQGGVLARRVLIRRPGSGRAFSWNFMSPRGRSTVLERAADAAVEAPPSKPKKVLPEADAPVVVPLLPGPQTLTRKISFLAVTACSIASLVFGTSAVLVAFNGLPRLAAMLLIGSVICDGLDGPMARKFGVATPFGAQLDSLVDMCSFGVAAPVICYVWLTQAGAPVLLVGPACLAVAAGAALRLARFNVSPKNSAYFCGVPTTLAAGILAVFALLVQHPASMWWLSLLVMMLAILMVSTFPYAKLARVLRLPPWLWLAVVAGAVLVDVTVTFIALVTVYLVSGPVLWMRQHHQRAAAAR
- a CDS encoding phosphatidylserine decarboxylase, translating into MRSFPRPLGRIAAATLTSEVTRHPEPKRVLVIGIDPRVVDHVLDHLMPADRLVVTSPRTDWTDRLRRRLTGERSLTRLSGRVQVLDADIAPEIETYDHVVIAEPLSGDGAGADKLVEQAREKLVPGGVLSLATPLGPPAPGGAATEIGRLAQASAFRTETVVRNLPPLRVHHLRFGEAPAALAERMAPAYSPTRIPVTRDMRIDVNGVVAVAAVAGLTLLTKRLFRRPVWLLPAAAALPVAAFFRDPRRLLPDETAEADAIVSSADGVVLSVEEVTDDGFGTASAEWLRISVFLSVLDVHVNRSPVAGRIVDVIDEPGGYADARHPNAEHNNSKYTVLETTHGPVVVAQRSGLIARRIVQRSRPGALLARGEKFGLIRFGSRTDVYLPAGAARPLVTEGDRVTGGETLIARWL